The Prosthecobacter fusiformis sequence CAGAAGCTGATTGGTTATGCCGATACTGATGCCAGCGGCATCGCTACATTGAAAGGGGCAGATCCTTCCCTCATCCTGGCGGAAAAAGGAGGCGACTGCACCGCCCTTGATTGCGATAGCTCCCACATTGGTGGTGCCGTCCCTTATGACATTCCGACCGCGTGGGAAGATGTGTGGAAGCCCGTCCGCCGTACCTTTGTTTTTTCTGACCGCCCCTTGTATCGCCCAGGGGATACCGCACATGTGAAAGCGCTCACCCGCATCCGTGTGGCTGATGATCTGACCCTGGATCCTGCCGCCACCAAAGCCCGCGTCGTGATCCGCGATCCACGCTACCGTGTGGTGATGGAAAAGGAGATTTCTTTCACTCCAGGCGGCTCTTGGAATGAAGACTTTAAACTGCCTGAGGGTCCGCTCGGCTGGTATGAAATGCTGGTCCACTTTGACACTCCCGGAAGTGAGAATGAAGGGGCCAGTGGCTTCTACAATTTCCGCATTGATGACTACAAGCCCAACAGTTTCGAAGTCAAAATGGACGGTCAGAAGTTGGAGATCCTTGCGGACCGCCTGAGGCTGCCGCTGAGCGCCAATTATTACATGGGCAAATCACTCAGCCGTGCCAAAGCAAGCTGGACGGCGTCCTCTTCCCGCTCCTTCACTGCGCCTGCGGGGTATGATGACTATCACTTCGGTGCAGCTCCCCGCTGGGCGTACTATGGCAAAGATCGCGATGCTGATGGCAACTACGATGACAGCGACTCCGAAGAGGAAAGTGAGTGGTGGGTCAATGGCGATGTCTTCCTGGCCGAAGACGGTACCGCCACTCTAGAAATGCCCATGCCACCGCCAGATCGTGCAGCGCTGCCCCAGCAGGTACGCGTCACGGCAGAGGTCACGGACATCAACCAACAGACCATCAGTTCAGCCACGGAATTCGAAGTTCCAGGTGCCGCCTATATTCTCGGTTTGAAGGGACCTCAGATGTTTGGCACCGCAGGTCAGGATGTGCGTGTGGATGTGGTGGCCATTGACTCCAAAGGCCAGCCAGCCACCGGAGATGTGCGTGTGGATGTGATCGTCGAACGCCAGGAATACCACACCCTGAAAATCGCCACGGCTGGCGGAGGCTCCACCACGAAGGACCAGGTGATCTTGCGTGAGGAACTCAAACAATCGTATGACCTTAAAGCTGCGGCCGCAGGCACACCGCCCACGACGTTGATCAACTTCAAGCCCGTTCGTGGCGGCGTCTATTTTGTCACTGCGCAGGCCATGGATGCCCAGGGTAAAAAACTCCTTTCTCGTCTGCCTATTTACGTCCTCGGTGGCGGTGAATTTCCATGGGCTATGGAGGACGGGGCACGCATCAATCTCCAGCCGGAGAAGAAAAAGCTGAAGCCGGGTGAAGAGGCCGTCATCGTGGTGAAGACTCCCATCGCAGGCACTGCTCTCGTCAGTGTCGAGCGTAACAAAGTGCACCGCCACTTCGTCACCCAGATCTCACCCGAGCAGCCCGTCATCCGCGTGCCGGTGCAGGATGAAGAAGCGCCAAATGTCTTTGTCTCCGTCGTACTGGTGCGCGGCAGTGAAGGCAGTCCGAAACAGCACAAGATGCCCGAGTATAAAGTGGGCTATTGCCAGCTTGAAGTGGATTCCAAAGTGAAGGAACTAACCGTCGCCATCACCCCCGAAAAACCTGAAATTTTGCCGGGTGAATCGTTCGCTATCAGCGGCACCATCACAGATTACCAAGGCAGGCCCGTCAGTGGTAGCGAAGTCACCCTTTATGCCGTGGATGAAGGGGTGCTCAGCCTGATGAAGCACGAGACTCCAGATCCGTCCGCTTACTTTCATGAAGACCAGCCCCTGGCGATCGACAACTACACCTCCTTTGATGACCTGCTCCCAGAAGAATTTGCTGCGCGTGATCGTGGCAATAAAGGGTTCCTCATCGGCGGCGGCGGAGACATGGATGACAGCTCCAAACAGGTGCGGAAAAACTTCGTTGCCACGCCTCTCTGGCTGGCCACCACGCTGACCAATGCAGAGGGTAAAATCACCACCTCGGTCATGGCTCCAGACAACCTCACGCGTTACCGCCTGATGGCTGTCGCCAGCAGCGGTGCGGATCGTTTTGGCAGTGGGGAGTCTGCTTTTAAAATCAACAAACCTCTGATGGTCGAGCCAGTCGTTCCACGCTTTGCCCGACTGGAGGACGAGACACTGCTGAAGGCCGTCATACACAACACCACCCCACATTCAGGTGAGGTGCGCGTGCGTCTGGAATTGGATGATACCGCCGACTTCATCCGTGAAGAGCGCCTGTTCATTCCTGCCAGCTTGAAGCCTGAAGATTCTGCCGATCCAAAAGTATGGCAACAGACCATCAGCATCAAAGCGGGTGAAACCACCTCCGTGGCCTACCCGGTCAAGTTCACCAAACTGGGCACCGCTAACTGGAAATGGGCGGCAGAAACAGTCACCTGGACCGCAGGCGCACCAGCCCTAAAGGATGCCACCCTTTCCACCTTTGAGGTCACCTATCCGGTGCCTGAATTGAAGGAGGTGCGTTATGCCCGCCTCACGTCCGGCACCCCGGCTGAAAACTTGGCGAAGCAGATCAATCCTGCACTGCTCGAAGGTGAAGGCAGCGTACAAGTGAGCATCAGCACTTCACGTCTCTCAGAGGCCAAAGACGCGCTGGAATACATCCTGACTTATCCTTACGGCTGTGCCGAACAGACCACCTCCGCCACCATGCCATGGCTGGCCCTGGGTGGATATCAGCCCTTGTTTCCTGACCTCATCAGCCCGGAAAAATCCAAGGACGCCATTCAGAAAGGTGTGAACAAACTGCTGCAAATGACCACCGAAGAAGGAGGTCTGGCCTACTGGCCCGGCGGCAATGAACCCTCCAGGTGGGCCAGCGCTTACGGGGGGCTGATGCTCCTGCGGGCCAAAGATGCCGGGGCGGATGTGCCACCAGAGGCACTGGACAAACTGCTCGCATTCCTGTCCGGGAAACTGCGCGGACTGGAAGAGGAAAAGGACTTTAATAACATCACGGATTGCGCCCTCTCCCTCTATACCCTGGCTAAGGGCAAGAAAGCGGAACCGGCCTACCAAAATTTGCTTCATTCGAAACGGACCACCCTTCCAGAAGCCGCACGTCTTTATACGGCCCTGGCCATGTGCTTGTCAGACGCCCCAAGTGACCAGATCAAGGAGATGGTCGGCTGGATGCCCCCGGCTGCGCCAGAAAAGACCACGACGAAAAAGAAGATCCTGGCCCCCACCCGTCCCGCTGTTTCCGGCTGGTCCCACTGGGCAGGCAACGATGTCAACAAAGCCCTTCGACTCATTGTTTATACACATCTGGGGCTGAAACAGGATGCTGAAGCGCTGGCTCTTTCCATGCTTCAAAGCCGCAATGGCCGGGGTGAATGGGGGAATACCTTCACTAATGCTTGGACCCTCACTTCCCTGGCCGCTTATGAACGCAGCTTGAAAAACAGTGCCTTGCCGCTCATGGCCACGGTCCTTTGGGATGCCCAGGAACAACCACTCAACATCCCCGCCCATCCAGGTACGGCCCAGGTCTCCTTTGCCCTCAATGAAAAGCTGTCCTCCGCCCCGCTGAAAGTGGAGCTTCCTGAAGGGCGCGAAGCCTTCTCCCGAATCCAGGCCAGTGCCTATCCGCCCGCCCGCGATTTCGCCGGTGAAAACAAAGGTTATGCCATTGAGCGCACCTACCAAAAACTGGTGGATGATGGCTCCATGCAGCCTGCGGACAACCTCCGCGTGGGAGACATGGTGGTCGTGACTCTTCAAATCGAAATTGGCGGTGATGACCGTTACCTCGCCATCAACGATCCGCTCCCAAGCGTCCTGGAAGCCATCAATCCTGAGTTCGATACCCAGAGCGAGCGCGAAGGCGACCAGTTGCCCGAAGGTGTCGGTGCCTGGTTCTGCGACCATCGCGAAGTCCGCGCAGATCGCGCCCTGTTTTTCACCGACTACGCTCCAGAAAAAGGCAAGTTCCAGCTCCGCTACCTGGCCCGTGTAATCGGCGAGGGAGATACCATTGCCCCTCCTGCGAAGATCGAGGCCATGTATGAGCCGGACAAATACGGCCTCAGCCCCAGCCAGCGCCTCCGCACCCTGCCCTCCGCCACAGGTCAGGTGGCCGGACCGTAAGCTGGGTGTTAAGACCGAGGGTCTTTGATTTAACCGCAAAGGGGCAGAGGAGCAAAGAAGGAAAAGTGTGTGAAGCTCTGATCCAATTCATTCTTTGCCTCCTCTGCCTCTTTGCTCCTCTGCGGTATAGCCGAGCGTTTTTTCCCGTCACTTCCCACCGCCTTTCCATTCGCACCTCACCACGAGTCATGCGATGGAATCGCCATGCAATTCAACCGCCGTCCCAAGTTCCGTCCCACCCGCACCATTGGCGGCCAGGAAGTCACCCCCCGCAAGAGCATGGGGCAAAACTTCCTAGTGGATGAGGAAGTGGCCCGCTGGATCGCCGATCAGATCGAACCCGATGGTGCGGCCTTCGTGGTTGAGCCAGGACCCGGACTCGGGGCCATGACGCAGTATCTGGTGGACCGCCCGCAGAAGCTGCTGCTCATCGAAAAGGACAATGCACTGGCCCCACAGTTGGAGACAAAGTACGGCCATCGGGGTGTGGAAGTGCAGCACGGCGATGCCACTCAGGCGGACATGAGGGACTGGTACCAGCATGGTGATGTGCGCGTGATCGGCAACCTCCCATACTCAGTCGGGGGCGAGATCATGAAGCATATGCTCACCCCGCCCACCCCGGTAAAGAGCGCCGTTTTCATGCTCCAAAAGGAAGTCTGCCAGCGCCTCGCCGCACGTCATGGGGAGGATGGTTACGGGGCACTCTCCGTGCTGGTGCAGCGTGACTGGGATGTCGAGCTCCTGCGCATCATCCCGCCTGAAGCTTTCTCTCCCAAGCCCAAGGTGGATAGCGCCATCGTACGTTTTACTCCGCGTCCTCCTTCGACCCTGCCTGTCTATGACCGCCGCCTGTTTGAAAAACTAGTCCGCATGGGATTCAGCCAGCGCCGTAAACAGATGAAGAACCTTCTGCCGCCAGCCCCCGAAAGTTGGGAAGCCCTGGCTGGCAGCCTTGAGATGCCCGTAACAATGCGGGCGGAAGAACTCTCCGTCCTGCAATGGGTCAATCTCTCCCGCTGGTATGAGGAACGCAAAACCGCCGATGCCGGTCAGAAGGCCAGCGAGATCTTCGATGTCGTCAATGAACGTAACGAGGTCATTGGCCAGAAGACGCGGGGCGAGGTCCATGCCCAGGGCCTGCTGCACCGCGCCGTCCATGTCTTTGTCATCAATGCGCGTGGAGATGTCTTCCTGCAAATGCGCTCGCACCTCAAGGACGTCTCCCCTTTGAAGTGGGATAGCAGCGCTGCCGGTCACCTGGATGTGGGTGAAAGTTACACTGCTTGTGCCATCCGCGAGGTCCGGGAGGAAGTCGGCCTGGAGATCACCACCACGGAGCTGGCGGCTCAACTGCCCGCAGGCACGCATACTGACCATGAGTTCGTCGAGCTTCACATCGCCCGGCACAACGGTCCCATGCGTTGCCTGCCTGAGGAGGTGCCGTATGGGGAGT is a genomic window containing:
- a CDS encoding alpha-2-macroglobulin family protein, which codes for MKLTTRFGLASALCFAALLPLTVSLAAPFKKSRTEVKAEPVLEAELTVNPAELSPESTIEVVFPTPMISKDKIGQVDTESPLLVQPALAGEFQWVSTRSGQYKLKQAPKFNASYDFALRPGLRDLAGKSLSSEAIASVNSAQFRIIDQSPKWFSDDEAKRVPRFLFEFNDNVTAADTAPHMAYVSEEPALSIPVVARHASAQDFANYSEPQPTWAEEIAKVKPQLPAGTTRLSAIVVEPVEPLPVAKKWKLIVRTSLMNASGYVNLAAGSEIALGDVKPFEVKGMVGHTPFDQPPYLEIDFNKSLLPSHEGPWTAEELKPLTDRIAASVHIEPFVEGLTAEIRGYSFRLTGAFALKSPYRVTVAPEIMSGDGLPLSARVDQEASFIPNPPYIAAPAFVRTQLSSGSGDFEVSVANVREVRVRARRLTGPELLQTTQKYEKYRSAFYLNEKKKNEFRPETLDTYPGTVVFDRTFPVNKPLDHSEMIKLNWLEILGSDAGAPLFLEFEGRASEGLDHKGVITQTLVQFTDLGLMQKSNGRETLVFATSLKTGKPVAGVRLTAVDAEQKLIGYADTDASGIATLKGADPSLILAEKGGDCTALDCDSSHIGGAVPYDIPTAWEDVWKPVRRTFVFSDRPLYRPGDTAHVKALTRIRVADDLTLDPAATKARVVIRDPRYRVVMEKEISFTPGGSWNEDFKLPEGPLGWYEMLVHFDTPGSENEGASGFYNFRIDDYKPNSFEVKMDGQKLEILADRLRLPLSANYYMGKSLSRAKASWTASSSRSFTAPAGYDDYHFGAAPRWAYYGKDRDADGNYDDSDSEEESEWWVNGDVFLAEDGTATLEMPMPPPDRAALPQQVRVTAEVTDINQQTISSATEFEVPGAAYILGLKGPQMFGTAGQDVRVDVVAIDSKGQPATGDVRVDVIVERQEYHTLKIATAGGGSTTKDQVILREELKQSYDLKAAAAGTPPTTLINFKPVRGGVYFVTAQAMDAQGKKLLSRLPIYVLGGGEFPWAMEDGARINLQPEKKKLKPGEEAVIVVKTPIAGTALVSVERNKVHRHFVTQISPEQPVIRVPVQDEEAPNVFVSVVLVRGSEGSPKQHKMPEYKVGYCQLEVDSKVKELTVAITPEKPEILPGESFAISGTITDYQGRPVSGSEVTLYAVDEGVLSLMKHETPDPSAYFHEDQPLAIDNYTSFDDLLPEEFAARDRGNKGFLIGGGGDMDDSSKQVRKNFVATPLWLATTLTNAEGKITTSVMAPDNLTRYRLMAVASSGADRFGSGESAFKINKPLMVEPVVPRFARLEDETLLKAVIHNTTPHSGEVRVRLELDDTADFIREERLFIPASLKPEDSADPKVWQQTISIKAGETTSVAYPVKFTKLGTANWKWAAETVTWTAGAPALKDATLSTFEVTYPVPELKEVRYARLTSGTPAENLAKQINPALLEGEGSVQVSISTSRLSEAKDALEYILTYPYGCAEQTTSATMPWLALGGYQPLFPDLISPEKSKDAIQKGVNKLLQMTTEEGGLAYWPGGNEPSRWASAYGGLMLLRAKDAGADVPPEALDKLLAFLSGKLRGLEEEKDFNNITDCALSLYTLAKGKKAEPAYQNLLHSKRTTLPEAARLYTALAMCLSDAPSDQIKEMVGWMPPAAPEKTTTKKKILAPTRPAVSGWSHWAGNDVNKALRLIVYTHLGLKQDAEALALSMLQSRNGRGEWGNTFTNAWTLTSLAAYERSLKNSALPLMATVLWDAQEQPLNIPAHPGTAQVSFALNEKLSSAPLKVELPEGREAFSRIQASAYPPARDFAGENKGYAIERTYQKLVDDGSMQPADNLRVGDMVVVTLQIEIGGDDRYLAINDPLPSVLEAINPEFDTQSEREGDQLPEGVGAWFCDHREVRADRALFFTDYAPEKGKFQLRYLARVIGEGDTIAPPAKIEAMYEPDKYGLSPSQRLRTLPSATGQVAGP
- the rsmA gene encoding 16S rRNA (adenine(1518)-N(6)/adenine(1519)-N(6))-dimethyltransferase RsmA, with product MQFNRRPKFRPTRTIGGQEVTPRKSMGQNFLVDEEVARWIADQIEPDGAAFVVEPGPGLGAMTQYLVDRPQKLLLIEKDNALAPQLETKYGHRGVEVQHGDATQADMRDWYQHGDVRVIGNLPYSVGGEIMKHMLTPPTPVKSAVFMLQKEVCQRLAARHGEDGYGALSVLVQRDWDVELLRIIPPEAFSPKPKVDSAIVRFTPRPPSTLPVYDRRLFEKLVRMGFSQRRKQMKNLLPPAPESWEALAGSLEMPVTMRAEELSVLQWVNLSRWYEERKTADAGQKASEIFDVVNERNEVIGQKTRGEVHAQGLLHRAVHVFVINARGDVFLQMRSHLKDVSPLKWDSSAAGHLDVGESYTACAIREVREEVGLEITTTELAAQLPAGTHTDHEFVELHIARHNGPMRCLPEEVPYGEWFTPAQITAWVEARPQDFAKGFVSCWKAWKP